From Pseudonocardia autotrophica, one genomic window encodes:
- a CDS encoding acyl-CoA-like ligand-binding transcription factor codes for MADPAPGRRERKKAATRTALASAALRLCSERGLEHVTVEHIADAADVAPRTFFNYFTSKEEAVVAGNATSTDVLVEAFAARPADEPVPVSLRHALHAVVSDPQHRDRVLRMRVLRGHPTLLAHQLAAFVAQERALAEAVAARTGADPARDLYPMLVAAATVTGLRVAVQHWLGDHGPDPRDPDLPELVDEVMSHLDAGLRTVTGAPA; via the coding sequence ATGGCTGATCCCGCACCCGGCCGGCGCGAGCGGAAGAAGGCCGCCACCCGGACCGCACTGGCATCGGCGGCGCTGCGGTTGTGCAGCGAACGCGGCCTCGAGCACGTCACCGTCGAGCACATCGCCGACGCCGCCGACGTCGCACCGCGCACGTTCTTCAACTACTTCACCTCCAAGGAGGAGGCGGTCGTCGCGGGCAACGCCACCTCGACCGACGTGCTGGTCGAGGCGTTCGCCGCCCGGCCCGCGGACGAGCCGGTACCCGTGTCGCTGCGGCACGCGCTGCACGCCGTCGTGTCCGATCCGCAGCACCGGGATCGGGTGCTGCGGATGCGGGTGCTGCGCGGGCATCCGACGCTGCTGGCCCACCAGCTCGCCGCGTTCGTGGCCCAGGAGCGGGCGCTGGCCGAGGCCGTCGCGGCACGCACCGGGGCCGATCCGGCCCGTGACCTCTACCCGATGCTGGTCGCCGCGGCGACCGTGACCGGACTGCGGGTGGCCGTGCAGCACTGGCTCGGCGATCACGGTCCCGATCCGCGGGACCCGGATCTCCCCGAGCTCGTCGACGAGGTCATGTCCCATCTCGACGCCGGCCTGCGCACCGTGACCGGGGCACCGGCCTGA
- a CDS encoding alpha/beta hydrolase family protein, which translates to MTVTTLDRPTPTPLELTLHTADDPAAPVLLVVPAMGMRASFYAPLLSALRDAGVSAAVTELRGHQAHPAPAPGRRHDFGYDELVGDLAAAVETVRELLPAAPVLPLGHSLGGHLAAAYAARRPDRIAGIALVASGSVHWHAWGVRHLLRTQAVVAAATLLGHFPGDRIGFAGREARGQMADWGRWARTGRLAFGRPRIDHTPSIAEVRLPVLGLTFAGDTLAPGFSADALLAMFGNARVTREHLEIDATQPHFGWARDPGPAAEVLTRWARTATA; encoded by the coding sequence GTGACCGTGACGACCCTGGACCGGCCGACTCCGACCCCGCTGGAACTCACCCTGCACACCGCCGACGACCCGGCGGCGCCGGTGCTGCTGGTCGTTCCGGCGATGGGGATGCGGGCGTCGTTCTACGCGCCGTTGCTGAGCGCGCTGCGCGACGCCGGAGTCTCGGCCGCGGTCACCGAGCTGCGCGGGCACCAGGCCCACCCCGCGCCAGCTCCCGGCCGTCGGCACGACTTCGGCTACGACGAGCTGGTCGGGGATCTCGCCGCCGCGGTCGAGACGGTCCGAGAGCTGCTCCCCGCGGCCCCGGTGCTGCCGCTCGGGCACAGCCTGGGCGGTCATCTCGCCGCGGCCTACGCGGCACGCCGGCCGGACCGGATCGCCGGGATCGCGCTGGTCGCGTCCGGCAGCGTGCACTGGCACGCCTGGGGCGTGCGGCACCTGCTGCGGACCCAGGCGGTGGTCGCCGCCGCCACCCTGCTCGGCCACTTCCCCGGGGATCGGATCGGCTTCGCCGGCCGCGAGGCGCGCGGGCAGATGGCCGACTGGGGGCGGTGGGCGCGGACCGGGCGGCTCGCGTTCGGGCGGCCCCGGATCGACCACACACCCTCGATCGCCGAGGTGCGATTGCCGGTGCTCGGCCTGACCTTCGCAGGCGACACCCTGGCGCCGGGCTTCTCGGCCGACGCGCTGCTCGCCATGTTCGGCAACGCCCGGGTCACCCGCGAGCACCTGGAGATCGACGCGACGCAGCCGCACTTCGGCTGGGCCAGGGATCCGGGACCCGCCGCCGAGGTGCTGACGCGCTGGGCGCGGACCGCGACCGCCTGA
- a CDS encoding ABC transporter permease: MTTVERGGQVPERDGMHGPGSVAAGDPDAAGAPGGAGAPGVAIAGGPDAAGPDGARAPGPGSPGPGGDSAAGPDGESVWMRRLPWVSGPVMLALLLGGWQFAVSVVGVSEFILPAPAAVGSALVELFSGPEIWGHVGITLFEVLAGFGIALVAGVTVGSVLGRVVWLQRAVQPALVALQVVPKVAFVPIFVIWFGFGPTSKIIMAALLAFFPIMLNVMLGVRSVERGHRDVMRGLGAGRWATFRNLELPSTLPYVFAGAEVAIVFSVIGAIVGEYLGGSAGLGFLVVSSLNALDAPRLFAVIVLLAVLGSMLYLAVTTTKKLVIPWHESVSTGV; the protein is encoded by the coding sequence ATGACGACGGTCGAGCGAGGGGGACAGGTGCCGGAGCGGGACGGGATGCACGGACCGGGATCGGTGGCTGCGGGTGACCCGGATGCTGCGGGTGCGCCGGGCGGAGCCGGTGCGCCGGGCGTGGCGATCGCCGGCGGCCCGGATGCCGCGGGACCGGACGGCGCCCGCGCGCCGGGGCCGGGATCGCCGGGTCCGGGTGGCGACAGCGCCGCCGGCCCGGACGGGGAGTCGGTGTGGATGCGCCGGCTGCCGTGGGTCTCGGGGCCGGTGATGCTGGCGTTGCTGCTGGGTGGCTGGCAGTTCGCGGTCTCGGTGGTGGGGGTCTCGGAGTTCATCCTGCCCGCGCCGGCGGCGGTGGGCTCGGCGCTGGTCGAGCTGTTCTCGGGCCCCGAGATCTGGGGGCACGTGGGGATCACCCTGTTCGAGGTGCTGGCCGGGTTCGGGATCGCGCTGGTGGCCGGTGTGACGGTCGGCTCGGTGCTGGGACGCGTGGTCTGGCTGCAGCGGGCGGTACAGCCGGCGCTGGTGGCGCTGCAGGTGGTACCCAAGGTCGCGTTCGTGCCGATCTTCGTGATCTGGTTCGGGTTCGGCCCGACCTCGAAGATCATCATGGCGGCGTTGCTGGCGTTCTTCCCGATCATGCTGAACGTGATGCTCGGCGTGCGGTCGGTGGAGCGGGGGCACCGCGACGTGATGCGCGGGCTCGGGGCGGGGCGGTGGGCCACGTTCCGGAACCTGGAGCTGCCCTCGACGCTGCCGTACGTGTTCGCGGGTGCCGAGGTGGCGATCGTGTTCTCGGTGATCGGGGCGATCGTGGGTGAGTACCTGGGTGGCAGCGCCGGCCTGGGCTTCCTGGTGGTGTCGAGCCTGAACGCGTTGGACGCGCCGAGACTGTTCGCGGTGATCGTGTTGCTCGCGGTACTGGGCTCGATGCTCTATCTGGCGGTGACCACGACGAAGAAGCTGGTCATCCCGTGGCACGAGTCGGTTTCCACCGGCGTGTGA
- a CDS encoding ABC transporter ATP-binding protein yields MTQDTAPRTAGDLASRAVGIRVSGVDKVYPTRRGEVHALSSIDLEVGRGEFVSLVGRSGCGKTTLLRILSGLLAPSAGSVEAGGRPAWVAGRRDDAVFAEFGLVFQEANLFPWFTVAENVGLPLKLRGAGKAARRARAAELCATVGLSGFEESYPRELSGGMRQRAAIARALACDPSVLLMDEPFGALDALTRDRMNLELQQIHAVSGATVVFVTHSIPEAVFLADRVVLLTPRPGRIRSVVPVGLARPRAAGVESEQEFGEIVAGLRRELDRED; encoded by the coding sequence ATGACGCAGGACACGGCACCGCGCACGGCGGGAGACCTCGCGTCCCGGGCGGTCGGGATCCGCGTGTCGGGGGTGGACAAGGTCTACCCGACGAGGCGGGGCGAGGTGCACGCATTGTCGTCGATCGACCTGGAGGTCGGCCGCGGCGAGTTCGTGTCGCTGGTCGGCCGGTCGGGCTGCGGGAAGACGACGCTGCTGCGGATCCTGTCCGGCCTGCTGGCGCCATCGGCCGGGAGCGTCGAGGCGGGCGGCCGCCCGGCGTGGGTGGCCGGACGCCGCGACGACGCCGTGTTCGCCGAGTTCGGCCTGGTGTTCCAGGAGGCGAACCTGTTCCCGTGGTTCACGGTCGCCGAGAACGTGGGGCTGCCGCTGAAGCTGCGCGGCGCCGGGAAGGCGGCGCGGCGGGCGCGGGCGGCGGAGCTGTGCGCGACGGTGGGCCTGTCCGGGTTCGAGGAGTCCTACCCGCGGGAGCTCTCCGGTGGCATGCGGCAGCGGGCGGCGATCGCCAGAGCGCTGGCGTGCGATCCGTCGGTGCTGCTGATGGACGAGCCGTTCGGGGCGCTGGACGCCCTGACCCGGGACCGGATGAACCTGGAGCTGCAACAGATCCACGCGGTCTCGGGGGCGACCGTGGTGTTCGTGACGCACTCGATCCCGGAGGCGGTGTTCCTGGCCGACCGGGTGGTGCTGCTGACGCCGCGGCCGGGCCGGATCCGATCGGTGGTGCCGGTGGGCTTGGCCCGGCCGCGCGCGGCCGGGGTCGAGTCGGAGCAGGAGTTCGGGGAGATCGTGGCCGGGCTGCGGCGTGAGCTGGACCGGGAGGACTGA
- a CDS encoding ABC transporter substrate-binding protein: protein MSPTTTGRLVAALLAAGLVLAGCGGGPGGDTDVDEITFLNILPMESLGYAAEMVAETNGHFAAHGLEVNFEATQGSAPAIQTLLAGSAEISRIGDIETMVAAGERGAPLVAIGSVVHKGPIRMISADRAPVTDAADFAGKLVGTPSEGGTSSITLDLVAGSAGIPAEEVRRQVVGLSPGVFELVQGGRVDAFIVSLDTAMVLDATRPEAVVYDPNDAISAGSQVYATSAAMLEDPDEKDKLRRYLAAIADATRFITEDEANGFTETMRLIGSRYQVPALDDPQVATAALSAYVESYNAGDGPTGISPQRWQATYDEVAGIGQLPSGLDPGDWLDGSVSAAATP from the coding sequence ATGTCACCCACCACCACCGGCCGGTTGGTCGCCGCGCTGCTCGCGGCGGGGCTCGTGCTCGCCGGCTGCGGCGGCGGGCCCGGCGGGGACACCGACGTCGACGAGATCACCTTCCTGAACATCCTGCCGATGGAGTCGCTCGGCTACGCGGCCGAGATGGTCGCCGAGACGAACGGCCACTTCGCGGCGCACGGGCTGGAGGTGAACTTCGAGGCCACCCAGGGCTCCGCACCGGCCATCCAGACGCTGCTGGCCGGCTCGGCCGAGATCTCGCGAATCGGTGACATCGAGACGATGGTCGCCGCGGGCGAGCGGGGCGCGCCGCTGGTCGCGATCGGCTCGGTGGTCCACAAGGGCCCGATCCGGATGATCTCCGCGGACCGGGCGCCGGTCACCGACGCCGCGGACTTCGCCGGGAAGCTGGTCGGCACTCCGTCGGAGGGCGGCACCAGCTCGATCACCCTGGACCTGGTCGCCGGCTCCGCGGGGATCCCGGCCGAGGAGGTCCGCCGCCAGGTCGTCGGGCTCAGCCCGGGCGTCTTCGAGCTGGTGCAGGGCGGCCGGGTGGACGCCTTCATCGTCTCGCTCGACACCGCGATGGTGCTCGACGCCACCCGCCCGGAGGCCGTCGTCTACGACCCGAACGACGCGATCTCGGCCGGCTCCCAGGTCTACGCGACCTCGGCCGCGATGCTCGAGGACCCGGACGAGAAGGACAAGCTCCGCCGCTACCTGGCGGCGATCGCCGACGCCACCCGCTTCATCACCGAGGACGAGGCGAACGGCTTCACCGAGACGATGCGGCTGATCGGCTCGCGGTACCAGGTCCCCGCGCTGGACGACCCGCAGGTCGCGACGGCCGCGCTGTCGGCCTACGTGGAGTCCTACAACGCGGGTGACGGCCCGACCGGGATCTCCCCACAGCGTTGGCAGGCGACCTACGACGAGGTGGCCGGGATCGGCCAGCTCCCGTCGGGCCTGGACCCGGGCGACTGGCTGGACGGGTCCGTCTCCGCGGCGGCCACGCCGTGA
- a CDS encoding aconitase X swivel domain-containing protein has translation MSGARTVLRGRTVVPGVVEGEALVSEETISGWGGIDPATGTIIEARHPLAGVCFTGRILVFPGAKGSSGWSGFFQTTRLLGTAPLGMIFTVTTTKAALGAVVTRVPALADLDGDPVRLLRTGDRIRLDATAGTVDLLNRAMPG, from the coding sequence ATGAGCGGGGCACGCACGGTGCTGCGCGGGCGCACGGTGGTGCCCGGCGTCGTCGAGGGCGAGGCGCTGGTCTCGGAGGAGACGATCTCGGGCTGGGGCGGGATCGATCCCGCTACCGGCACGATCATCGAGGCCCGCCATCCGCTGGCCGGGGTCTGCTTCACCGGCCGGATCCTGGTGTTCCCCGGGGCGAAGGGCTCCTCGGGCTGGTCCGGGTTCTTCCAGACGACCCGGCTGCTCGGCACCGCACCGCTCGGAATGATCTTCACCGTCACGACGACCAAGGCCGCGCTGGGCGCCGTCGTCACCCGGGTCCCGGCACTCGCCGACCTCGACGGCGACCCGGTCCGGCTGCTGCGCACCGGCGACCGGATCCGGCTGGACGCGACCGCCGGGACCGTCGACCTGCTGAACCGGGCGATGCCCGGATGA
- a CDS encoding aconitase X: protein MILTDDERRMRDGADGPAVAAAMDLLIRYAAALDAERLCTVRNVAGTTTQPSPLKARLVAEGGWDRAFSVINLDADETLPIPPMAVPTCQLQQGFGPDSVDVVPYPADFVALQSDAEVFYGGRGVSVLATCTPYQVGNLPVRGEHCAWMESSAVVYANAVLGARTNCEGTASTGAASLTGRVPCWGNHHDEHRRGTHLVRVDTPVATFLDWGLLGYFTGDAVQEARPVVTGDHALPDLTDLKHFGAAAASSGGVEMYHIPGVTPEAPTTEAAFGGARVPEPLVYGAAERRAMYERLNDQGDSPDVDFVLLGCPHASLDQIRDAARALDGRRLHAGTELWIMAPRALAAVAERSGYTAVIERAGGRVLTDSCPAMSRAAPEGTRVFATDSAKQAHYLPAILGIEAWFGSTAECVDAAVTGRWRGELR, encoded by the coding sequence GTGATCCTCACCGACGACGAGCGAAGGATGCGCGACGGTGCGGACGGCCCCGCCGTCGCCGCGGCGATGGACCTGCTGATCCGCTACGCGGCCGCGCTGGACGCCGAGCGGTTGTGCACGGTCCGCAACGTCGCGGGGACGACCACCCAGCCGTCCCCGCTGAAGGCCCGGCTGGTGGCCGAGGGCGGCTGGGACCGGGCGTTCTCGGTGATCAACCTGGACGCCGACGAGACACTGCCGATCCCGCCGATGGCGGTCCCGACCTGTCAGCTGCAGCAGGGCTTCGGGCCGGACTCGGTGGATGTCGTGCCGTATCCGGCGGACTTCGTCGCGCTGCAGAGCGACGCCGAGGTGTTCTACGGCGGGCGCGGCGTGTCGGTGCTCGCCACCTGCACCCCCTACCAGGTCGGGAACCTGCCGGTGCGCGGCGAGCACTGCGCGTGGATGGAGTCGTCCGCGGTGGTCTACGCGAACGCCGTGCTGGGTGCGCGCACCAACTGCGAGGGGACCGCATCGACCGGCGCGGCGAGCCTCACCGGCCGGGTGCCCTGCTGGGGCAACCACCACGACGAGCACCGGCGCGGGACGCACCTGGTGCGGGTGGACACCCCGGTGGCGACGTTCCTGGACTGGGGCCTGCTCGGCTACTTCACCGGGGACGCGGTGCAGGAGGCCCGCCCGGTCGTCACCGGGGATCACGCGCTGCCCGACCTGACCGATCTCAAGCACTTCGGGGCGGCCGCGGCGTCGTCCGGCGGGGTGGAGATGTACCACATCCCGGGCGTCACCCCGGAGGCGCCGACGACCGAGGCCGCGTTCGGCGGGGCGCGCGTCCCGGAGCCGCTCGTCTACGGCGCCGCGGAGCGCCGGGCGATGTACGAGCGGCTCAACGACCAGGGTGACAGCCCGGACGTCGACTTCGTGCTGCTCGGCTGCCCGCACGCGTCGCTGGACCAGATCCGCGACGCGGCCCGTGCGCTCGACGGCCGTCGGCTGCACGCGGGCACCGAGCTGTGGATCATGGCCCCGCGTGCGCTGGCCGCCGTCGCCGAACGCTCCGGCTACACCGCGGTGATCGAGCGCGCCGGCGGCCGGGTGCTCACCGACTCCTGCCCGGCGATGTCGCGGGCCGCACCGGAGGGGACCAGGGTGTTCGCGACCGACTCGGCCAAGCAGGCGCACTACCTGCCCGCGATCCTGGGCATCGAGGCCTGGTTCGGCAGCACCGCCGAGTGCGTCGACGCCGCCGTCACCGGCCGCTGGCGCGGTGAGCTGCGATGA
- a CDS encoding FAD-dependent oxidoreductase yields the protein MPHPLTDLPVRTVVRDAPVRAGDPAEYAVTTDVCVVGSGIAGLSAAIESARLGRRVVLVDAAPVLGGQMVNSLIGLFCGVFGNAPEHRKLTHGILDGIFTDLDAAGDLFYRVGHTVTVGYDEVRLGRWVEDTVRRHGIQVLTNATLTGVERDGDRLHAARFATRYGSVEVRASGFVDASGDAALCWAAGLACRLPEREIYGSQQLVVEHLDTGAAPDPAELAGRVAAKADEYGLRRRDGLAFYFPGRDTAVLNMTHIEAPLDPVAAAEAQLEGKAQADRVVEFLRAEFPEVFGKATVRSYGLPGRRQTRWLAAVHQLTVDEVRAGTRFPDSVARTAWPIELHDTPDGYVWETFGPDHLHYVPLRSMTPPDASNVLAAGRCVDGDAAALSSVRVMGPCAAMGHAAAHALDLAGPDGSVHEVDASELTGRIRENLDD from the coding sequence ATGCCTCATCCGCTCACTGACCTGCCGGTGCGCACCGTCGTCCGGGACGCCCCGGTCCGCGCGGGCGATCCGGCGGAGTACGCCGTGACCACCGACGTCTGCGTCGTCGGCTCCGGAATCGCCGGTCTGTCGGCCGCCATCGAGTCCGCCCGGCTCGGCCGGCGGGTGGTGCTCGTCGACGCCGCGCCGGTACTCGGCGGGCAGATGGTGAACTCGCTGATCGGACTGTTCTGCGGGGTCTTCGGCAACGCACCCGAGCACCGCAAGCTGACCCACGGGATCCTGGACGGCATCTTCACCGACCTGGACGCGGCCGGGGACCTGTTCTACCGGGTCGGGCACACGGTGACGGTCGGCTACGACGAGGTCCGGCTCGGCCGCTGGGTCGAGGACACCGTCCGCCGGCACGGCATCCAGGTGCTCACCAACGCCACCCTGACCGGCGTCGAGCGCGACGGCGACCGGCTGCACGCGGCCCGGTTCGCCACCCGCTACGGCTCGGTCGAGGTCCGGGCGTCCGGCTTCGTCGACGCCAGCGGGGACGCCGCGCTGTGCTGGGCCGCGGGGCTGGCGTGCCGGCTGCCGGAGCGCGAGATCTACGGCAGCCAGCAGCTCGTCGTCGAGCACCTGGACACCGGCGCCGCCCCGGATCCCGCCGAGCTGGCGGGCCGGGTCGCGGCGAAGGCGGACGAGTACGGCCTGCGGCGCCGGGACGGCCTCGCGTTCTACTTCCCCGGCCGCGACACCGCGGTGCTGAACATGACCCACATCGAGGCCCCGCTGGATCCGGTCGCGGCGGCCGAGGCGCAGCTGGAGGGCAAGGCACAGGCCGATCGCGTCGTCGAGTTCCTGCGGGCCGAGTTCCCCGAGGTCTTCGGCAAGGCCACCGTGCGCTCCTACGGCCTGCCCGGACGCAGGCAGACCCGCTGGCTCGCCGCGGTGCACCAGCTCACCGTCGACGAGGTGCGGGCCGGCACCCGGTTCCCGGACTCGGTGGCCCGCACCGCCTGGCCGATCGAGCTGCACGACACCCCGGACGGCTACGTCTGGGAGACGTTCGGCCCCGATCACCTGCACTACGTGCCGCTGCGCTCGATGACCCCGCCGGACGCGTCGAACGTGCTGGCCGCGGGCCGCTGCGTGGACGGCGACGCGGCGGCGCTGTCCAGCGTGCGGGTGATGGGCCCGTGCGCGGCGATGGGCCACGCCGCAGCGCACGCCCTCGACCTGGCCGGCCCGGACGGCAGCGTGCACGAGGTCGACGCTTCCGAGCTCACCGGCCGGATCCGGGAGAACCTCGACGACTAG
- a CDS encoding LysR family transcriptional regulator encodes MTAPTARLANLDLNLLVSLRELLRERNVTRAAARIGISQPAASAALSRLRRHFDDELLARRPGGYVLTPLAAQLVDQVEGVCSAAERLFDTGHRFDPATARRGFTLLVADYTIAVLGPALSSALAARAPGVELRLRLVRESFSADIGETIRLIDGMIAPHAIRFERPELRSTGLFSDRWVCVVDASHPSAAAGALTLDELAAMPWVVPFAPDRGMSASAPMTRQLNRLGLEPEIRVRVESYLSVPYLVVGTDRVALLQERLARQVADRLGLAVLACPGEPGPIAERLWWHSDLDADPAHRWFRDLIVEVAGTVEQCPLSRHYLSGR; translated from the coding sequence ATGACCGCCCCGACCGCCCGGCTCGCCAATCTCGACCTGAACCTGCTCGTCTCGCTGCGTGAGCTGCTGCGCGAGCGCAACGTCACCCGGGCCGCCGCCCGGATCGGCATCTCACAGCCGGCCGCGAGCGCCGCGCTGTCCCGGCTGCGCCGGCACTTCGACGACGAGCTGCTCGCCCGCCGTCCCGGCGGCTACGTGCTCACCCCGCTGGCCGCCCAGCTGGTCGACCAGGTGGAGGGGGTCTGCTCCGCGGCGGAGCGGCTGTTCGACACCGGGCACCGGTTCGACCCGGCGACGGCCCGGCGCGGCTTCACCCTGCTGGTCGCCGACTACACGATCGCGGTGCTCGGCCCGGCGCTGTCCTCGGCGCTGGCCGCCCGGGCACCGGGGGTGGAGCTGCGGCTGCGGCTGGTGCGCGAGTCGTTCTCCGCCGACATCGGCGAGACCATCCGGCTGATCGACGGCATGATCGCCCCGCACGCGATCCGGTTCGAGCGGCCCGAGCTGCGCTCCACCGGGCTGTTCTCCGATCGCTGGGTGTGCGTCGTCGACGCGAGCCACCCGAGTGCCGCGGCCGGCGCGCTGACCCTCGACGAGCTCGCCGCGATGCCCTGGGTGGTGCCGTTCGCGCCGGACCGGGGCATGTCCGCGTCCGCGCCGATGACCCGGCAGCTGAACCGGCTCGGACTCGAGCCGGAGATCCGGGTCCGGGTCGAGAGCTACCTGTCGGTGCCCTACCTGGTGGTCGGGACCGACCGGGTGGCGCTGCTGCAGGAGCGGCTGGCGCGCCAGGTCGCCGACCGGCTCGGGCTGGCCGTGCTGGCCTGCCCCGGTGAGCCGGGGCCGATCGCCGAGCGACTCTGGTGGCATTCCGATCTCGATGCCGATCCGGCGCACCGGTGGTTCCGCGATCTCATCGTGGAGGTCGCCGGGACCGTCGAGCAGTGCCCGTTGAGCAGGCACTATCTGTCCGGTCGATGA
- a CDS encoding dienelactone hydrolase family protein has protein sequence MADIVVLHHALGRTPGVRGFAAELTAAGHTVTVPDLFDGRTFDTVEAGVAHAQSIGFPTVVERAALAVAGLPPEQVYLGFSLGVVPAQQLAQTRAGARGAVLCHACIPPSEFGGWPPGVPVRVHAAEHDPYFTGDGDAAAARALVAEVPDAQLALYPGDGHLFAEPASPDHDPAAAAVLRVRVLQFLATGCKAG, from the coding sequence ATGGCCGACATCGTCGTCCTGCATCACGCGCTGGGCCGCACACCGGGGGTGCGCGGGTTCGCCGCCGAGCTCACCGCCGCGGGCCACACGGTGACGGTGCCGGACCTGTTCGACGGCCGCACCTTCGACACGGTGGAGGCCGGTGTCGCGCACGCGCAGTCGATCGGCTTCCCCACAGTCGTCGAGCGGGCCGCGCTCGCGGTCGCGGGCCTGCCTCCCGAGCAGGTCTACCTGGGGTTCTCGCTGGGTGTCGTCCCCGCGCAGCAGCTCGCGCAGACCCGCGCGGGCGCCCGCGGCGCCGTTCTGTGCCACGCCTGCATCCCTCCGTCGGAGTTCGGCGGGTGGCCGCCCGGTGTGCCGGTCCGGGTGCACGCCGCCGAGCACGACCCGTACTTCACCGGCGACGGTGACGCGGCGGCGGCACGCGCGCTGGTCGCCGAGGTGCCGGACGCCCAGCTGGCGCTCTACCCCGGCGACGGGCACCTGTTCGCGGAGCCGGCGTCGCCTGATCATGATCCGGCGGCCGCCGCCGTGCTGCGAGTCCGGGTGCTGCAGTTCCTGGCCACCGGATGTAAGGCTGGTTGA
- a CDS encoding Rv1733c family protein: MRTADDHGRAGAPPVTGPADRLRRSAARWEDLLSVGLGLLLAIGLVVAWLAGSAASGAVAERGMAEASERTETEAVVTERATPIGEMQAGMQAVTVAWTASDGTERTGPSSTAGLHEVGDRVTVWVDRNGALTSPPATAEDAATVGFGAGFMTVVLWGVLVVGAGFLAFRWTAGRFARAWELDWAAVEPQWTGRRTG; encoded by the coding sequence ATGCGTACTGCGGACGACCACGGCCGGGCCGGGGCACCCCCGGTGACCGGGCCCGCCGACCGGCTGCGGCGTAGCGCCGCCCGCTGGGAGGACCTGCTGTCCGTCGGGCTCGGGCTGCTCCTCGCGATCGGCCTCGTCGTGGCCTGGCTGGCCGGCTCGGCCGCGTCCGGCGCCGTCGCCGAGCGCGGGATGGCCGAGGCATCGGAGCGGACCGAGACCGAGGCCGTCGTGACCGAGCGGGCCACCCCGATCGGTGAGATGCAGGCCGGGATGCAGGCCGTCACCGTCGCCTGGACCGCGTCGGACGGCACGGAACGGACCGGCCCGTCGTCCACGGCCGGACTGCACGAGGTCGGCGACCGGGTCACCGTCTGGGTCGACCGGAACGGCGCGCTGACCAGCCCACCGGCCACCGCGGAGGACGCGGCCACGGTCGGCTTCGGCGCGGGGTTCATGACCGTCGTGCTGTGGGGTGTCCTCGTGGTGGGCGCGGGATTCCTCGCGTTCCGCTGGACGGCGGGTCGGTTCGCCCGCGCCTGGGAGCTGGACTGGGCCGCTGTCGAGCCGCAGTGGACCGGTCGCCGCACCGGCTGA
- a CDS encoding universal stress protein, with the protein MDGQVGNEVAVGWDGSPGARAALALVRRVLPDRPVVAVTVGAAPGPDDPAVVRRVVVPAPAAAPARVGRAVAVALVEAAAGTAVLVVGASSTGHGDLLGSTASAIVEHAGIPVLLAPVPPGNGEGFVPAETRTSAVGVPEPRRAPGAAPAGGTGSVVVGVDGSASGRAALRWAVAEAARTGRAVRAVRVWDPAVLPVDQLLAELRAAEQAALAADVAGSPAAAELREGPVAAELCRAAEGAALLVVGGHGRGRLGRMLLGSVSAACLQHARCPVVVLTPAAVAADHAAGQLQAPTPTS; encoded by the coding sequence ATGGACGGACAGGTCGGGAACGAGGTCGCCGTCGGCTGGGACGGCTCGCCCGGTGCCCGCGCCGCACTCGCGCTGGTCCGCCGGGTGCTGCCCGATCGCCCCGTGGTGGCCGTGACCGTCGGCGCCGCACCCGGCCCGGACGATCCCGCCGTCGTGCGCAGGGTGGTCGTCCCGGCACCGGCCGCGGCGCCGGCCCGGGTCGGGCGGGCGGTGGCCGTCGCGCTCGTCGAGGCGGCCGCGGGCACCGCCGTGCTGGTCGTCGGGGCGAGCTCGACCGGTCACGGCGACCTGCTCGGGAGCACGGCGTCGGCGATCGTCGAGCATGCCGGGATCCCGGTGCTGCTGGCGCCGGTCCCGCCCGGGAACGGCGAGGGCTTCGTGCCGGCCGAGACCAGGACGTCCGCGGTCGGCGTTCCGGAGCCGCGGCGCGCCCCCGGTGCCGCGCCAGCCGGGGGAACCGGCTCGGTGGTGGTCGGTGTCGACGGGTCGGCCTCCGGCCGGGCCGCGCTGCGGTGGGCGGTGGCCGAGGCGGCGCGGACCGGCCGCGCGGTCCGCGCGGTCCGGGTGTGGGATCCGGCAGTGCTGCCGGTGGACCAGTTGCTCGCCGAGCTGCGCGCGGCGGAGCAGGCCGCACTCGCCGCGGACGTGGCGGGCTCCCCGGCCGCGGCCGAGCTCCGGGAGGGGCCGGTCGCCGCCGAGCTGTGCCGGGCGGCCGAGGGGGCGGCGCTGCTCGTGGTCGGCGGACACGGCCGTGGGCGGCTCGGACGGATGCTGCTCGGCTCGGTGAGCGCCGCCTGCCTGCAGCACGCGCGCTGCCCGGTGGTCGTGCTGACACCCGCGGCGGTGGCCGCCGATCATGCTGCGGGGCAGCTGCAGGCGCCCACTCCGACCTCTTGA